From Anaerococcus urinomassiliensis:
TAAATGAGATCACTTTATCAGCTGATTTCTATCAAGACCAAGACTTGGTAAAAGATATATTTGCTGAGATAAAATCTTTGGAAGAAGAAAAAGAAAACTTAGACGAAGCTTGGTTAAAAATGAACTTGTCCTTGGAAGGATAGACTTTAAATAATAGGAAGGAAAATAATGAAGATTACCAACAACTTGGATAGAAAATCCAAAAATAATTTAAAAGTTGGTCTTATCTTGTTACTGGCTTTTTTTACTTTATGGTATGTAGAGCCAGTTAGCTCTTTTTTGGTAAGTACTTATGCTGTCATAAGACCAATTTTGTTGGGCTTTGCAATAGCTTTTGTCATAAACTTACCTATGAACTTTTTTCAAGAGAAAGTTTTTGGCAGACTATTTGACCCCAAAAAGCATAAAAAACTTATACTAATCTTATCTCTGATATTTAGCTGGCTCATATTCTTTGGGGCAGTTACCTTGATTTTATTAGTAATAATACCAGAGACCATTAATGCATCTCAGACTGCTATAAAAAATATTCCAGCCTTTGCTGATGCACTTATAAAATATACAGAGAAAATACCAGCGTTAAACAAAGCTATAGTTGATATTAGAAATCAATTTGAAAGTTTTGATATAAACAATATATCCGACAAAATAACAAGCTACCTAAGTGGTGAGGGATCAAATGTCCTTAACCGTGCTCAAAGCATATTATCATCAGTTAGTTCGGCTCTGATTGCTATTGCAATGGGTTTCATATTTTCAATTTATGTAAGCATCAATAAGAAGAGCTTAAAAATAAACGCCAATAAGTTCTTGTATGCAAACTTTGATGAGGATAGGGCAGATACAATAAATTATGTTTCAAAACTAACTTATGATGCCTTTGCCAAATTTTTGGACACAAGATTTTTGTCATGCTTTGTACTGGGAGTATTAAATTACATTGGGATGAAGATCTTGCAATTACCATATGCTGGCATGATTTCAATCTTGGTTGGAGCTCTCGATATTATCCCATATTTTGGACCAATTATTGCGGCTGCCTTTGGAATGCTTATGATTTTTATCCAATCACCATTTCAATCATTAGTATTTATAATATTTTTGATAATACTTCAACAAGTCCAAGAAAATATTTTCTATCCATTAGTTATTGGCAAACACTCCGGACTTCCAGCTATATGGATTTTTGTTTCTGTATTTTTGGGTGGTAGATTATTTGGAATCATGGGAATGATTTTATTTATGCCGCTTGCAACAGTCTTTTATACCTTAAAAGAAGACAGGACTATCAGAAAATTAAAAGAAAAAGAAGTCGATGATCAAAGCTTAGGAGAAAAGGCAAATAAAAGCTTTGAGCAAATGCGCAAAGAAAGACTAGAAAAAGATTTTACGAAAAAAGAAGTAGAGCAAATAATGTAATTTGCCCTACTTTTTTTCAAATATAATAAGAATATAACCATCTTTTATTTCTATAGTAAAATCTCTGCCACAAGTTTCATTTGATACTCCTAGGCTATCGGATATCTCCATATCATAATTATCAAGTTCATAGTAAAGCCCATTTATAGTAAGGCCCTTGGCGACTTCAGATAGGGCAAATATTGACACATAATAATCATCTTCAAATTTTTGTGAAAGTTTATCTCCTATAATTATTAGTTCCTTATTCTTTGATTTAAGCCTTACATCTATGCCCATCTTTTTAAATTCGAGAGCATTTCTAATATTTGATATAGTGTGGGACTCACGTCCTCCTAAGCCTCCATATATTATTATTTCCTTATAGCCCTTTTCTAGGGCGATTTTCATGGCTGACTTTGTATCTGTATCATCTTTAATGGGACTTAATTTTATAACATTTTCACTTTCAGGTAGGCTAGTTGAATCAAAGTCTCCTACAATAAAGTCAGCTTCTAGGCCTTCCTTTTGTACATATTCATAGCCCTTATCAGCAGCAATTACTAGGTCATCATCATTGATTTGGTCAAAAAAGCCATCAAATTCGCCACCAGCGATTATATAACATTTACTCAAAATTTCCTCCTTAGGATTTCTTATATAGATTATATACCAAATTTTATTTTAGAGAAAAAATATCATTAGGGGTAAAATTATTATAAATTATTAGGAGAGAATAAATGCACAAATTAGATGAACAAACAAAAAACATACTCAAAATATTACTGATAGGACTTGGGGTATTTTTTACCTTCTGGTATCTTAGGGAAATTTTGGATTTTGTGGGCAAATTTATAAGAATTATCCAACCATTCATCATAGGCTTTATGTTAGCCTACATCATAAATATACCTATGAACTTTTTCTATAGGTTAATAAGAGAAAATTACAAGGATCCAAAGCAGGAGAAGGCAATTCGTGGCGTATCTCTAGTTTTATCCTGGATATGTGTCTTGCTATTTTTAACCTTGCTATTAAATATATTTATTCCACAAATTATCAAATCTGCTTTAACCTTAAGCCGTAAATGGCCAGTTTTTGTAGATGAAACCTATAAAATTTTGAAGAATAATTCCCTAACAGAAAACTATGCTAATGATTTTAGGGAAATAACTGAGGATGTAAATTGGCTAAGTGTGAATGGACCTATTTTTAAATATATAAACACCAACAGCAAATCATTGCTAACTATGACTTCAAGTATAATAAATTCAATTGGTTCAAGTGCCATTACTATATTTACTGTGGTTGTCTTTTCAATCTTTGTACTTATTTATAAAGATATGCTAAAATTAAATGGAAATAAGTTGCTCTATGCTTTTCTAGATGAAAAAGATGCGGACTATGTAAATAAAGTTTTTTCTTTATCCTACCACACCTTTAAAGACTACATTTATTCTAGAATGATATCAGTGGCCTTGCTTATTGTCCTAACTTATATTGGTATGATAATTTTTGCTATACCAAATGCGCCTATGATTTCAATATTGGTGGGACTATCTGATTTGATCCCAATCTTTGGTCCTATAGCTGGAGCTGGAATATCTGCAGTAATTATATTTATTGAATCTCCAATCAAGGCCCTTATATTTTTGATATATGATGTGATTATGCAACAAGTTCAAGAAAATGTAATCTATCCTGCCATTGCCGATGCCCAAGTTGGTTTACCTGCCGTTTGGGTCTTGGCTTCAGTAACTATAGGTGGTTCACTTTTTGGTATTGTTGGTATGCTTGTTAGTATCCCAGTTGCTTCTGTTTTATACACCTTAGCCCATGAAAAAGTTGAACAAAGGCTTATGAAGAAAGGTTTTAATCAAAAAGATATTATGGATAAGCAAAAGAAAAATTTTATTGAAGGATACAAAGATGAAACTAAAAAATAGCCAAGTAGGTAAGTTTGTGCCAATAAGAGTACCTCAGGGTATTTACTACGGTGGTTTTCAAAATTCTCTCATGCACATGGGAGTCAATAAATTTTATAGAGACAGGTCTTGCGTGGTGACAGCTTTTACCAACACCTATCTTTATCTCTACCACAGAGATGAAATCTTTAGCCTTGAAGAATACAATGCCTATCATTATGAATTTTTTAAAAAACTCAGACCCCATGCCAATGGAGTGCCAACAGCACTTGCCCTTGATAGAAGGAGCAAGAGAATAATAACTAATAGGAATCTTAAAGTTAATAGTCATATTATGGAAGAGTTTATGTTTAAGAAGAAAAGCAAAAATCAAAAGATTGACTTTATCAATGAAGCTTTGTATAGGGATTTGCCTGTAATTTTTATCAATTGGTTAAGCCCTGAGGTAAAAGTTATGAGCCATCATGGAGTGACGATTACCGAATGTAACGATATGGGAGATCACCATGAGCTTCTTATATCAAGTTGGGGCAGGCCATACAGGGTCGATTTTGACCAATTTGAAAGACAAAGTAGAACTTATAGTGGACTTATATATTTTGAAAGGAAAGATTGTGGCATATCTTAAATGTGAGCTTTATATACCTGATGAAGATAAATGGAATCTAATAGATGCACTAAACAAAGAAGGATTTTTATATGATGAAGGCTATGATAAAGTCTTTGCAGAAAGTCCTGTGATAGGTCATTTTACACCTCTAGAAGGTTCAAATCCCGACATAGGGAATATAGGAGAGCACACTACTGTAAATGAAGCAAAGTTAGAATTTAGGATAAAAGAAATTGATAAGGACAGAGTTTTTATGATTATAAAAGAAAACCATCCTTACGAAGTTCCTGTTATTAATTTTATGAAACTAGTTTAAGGAGATTTGATGAAAAAAGTACAAGACAGATTACAAAGAGGCAATGGCCTTATAATGCCTATATTTTCAATACCTTCAGCTTATGGAATAGGAACTTTTGGCAAAGAAGCCTATAATATTGTAGATTTTATATCTGATGCTTCTATTAGGTATTGGCAAATTTTGCCATTGGGACAAACTTCATATGGTGATAGTCCCTACCAATCATTCTCATCTTTTGCTGGCAATCCATACTTTGTAGACTTGGATATGCTAATAGAAGATGGGCTTTTGGAAAAAGAAGACTTGGAGTCTTTAAACTTTGGAGATAACGATAGCTATGTCGACTATGCTATCCAATATAATCTAAGATATAGGATACTTGAAAAAGCCTATGAAAATTCCAAGGGCAAACTCGATAAGGAAATCAAAAAGTTTAGGAAAGAAGAAGCATTTTGGATTGAAGATTATGCTTTATTTATGGCTATCAAACGTGACTCTCTTGACATTAGTTGGATTGAATGGGACGAGAAATTACGTGATAGGGACAAAACTGCTCTAAAAGAATTTAAAGAAAAACACCAAGAAGATATTGATTTTTATATTTTCATCCAATATGAATTTTTTAAACAATGGAATGAACTAAAAAAATACGCTAACAGGAGAAATATTCAAATCATCGGAGACTTACCAATATACGTGGCATATGACTCTTGCGATGCTTGGGTCAATTCTGATATATTGAAGTTAGATCCAGAAAGCAAAGAAGCAATAACAGTTGGAGGAGCTCCGCCAGATGCCTATTCTGAAGATGGTCAGCTTTGGGGCAATCCTGTATACGATTGGGATAAGATGAAAAAAGACTCTTATAGCTTCTGGGAAAAAAGAATAGAGATGGCCTTTAGGACCTATGATCTGCTAAGACTCGATCATTTTAGGGGATTTGAAAAGTTCTATGCCATACCTGCAAGTGATGAAAACGCCAAATTTGGTGATTGGATAGAAGCTGGTGGCTATGACTTTTTTGATCATATCAAAAAGAAATTCCCAGATAAGCAATTTATTGCTGAAGATTTAGGATATATAACAAAAGAGGTAGATGACCTAAAAGATACTTATGGTTTTCCGGGCATGAATGTTATCCAATTTGCCTTTTCAGAGAACTTTGATAGCAATTACCTACCTCACAATTACTTGAGAAACTCAGTAGTTTACTCATCAACCCACGACTCATCAACCCTAAGAGGTTGGCTTGAAACTTTGGATGAGGAAGACTTAGAGTTAGTAGAAAGGTACTTTGGTCTTGAGGATGGCGATGACTACCAATGGAGGATTATCAGAAATCTAATGGCCTCAGTTTCTGATTTGGCTGTGTTTGAAATCCAAGATTTCTTAGAATTGGATAATACTTCGCAAATCAATAGGCCAGGAACTCTGGGTGATAATTGGAAGTGGAGAGCAAAGAAAGAAGATTTTACTGAAGATCTGGCACTAAGGATTAAAGAAATGTCCAGATTATATGGGAGATACAATGGATAAAATAGAAAAAAATAGATTTATAGAAAATTATGTAGAAAACCTACAGAGAATTACTCTAAAAAGTTTTGATGAGACAAGCGAAAAAGATAAATACGATGCCCTTTGCGATACAATAATGGAACGTATAAACCAAAGTTGGAGGCAAAGTAAGGCAAATGCTCGCTATGAGAAAAGTGCTTATTATTTTTCTGCAGAGTTTTTGGTGGGTAAGTCACTAGGAAATAATCTCATAAACTTAGGTATTTATGATGAAGTAAAAGAATTATTAGATGAAATTGACATTGACTTTGAAGCCATAGAAGATTATGAAGACGATGCAGCTTTGGGTAATGGTGGCTTAGGCAGACTTGCTGCTTGTTTTATGGACTCCGCAGCAACTCAAGATATCAATATGTACGGCTATGGAGTTCGATACCGCGAGGGTATTTTCAAGCAGACTTTTGAAAATGGATTCCAGGTAGAACATGGAGATAGCTGGATAAAAGATGGAGATGGTTGGTCTATTAGGGTTGATTCAGACTCAAGAATTGTTAATTTTAGGGACCAACAGGTAAAGGCCGTTCCATATGATATGCCAGTTGTAGGATATAAAAATGGTAAGGTCAACACCCTAAGATTATGGCAAGCAGAACCATTTGAAGAATTTGAATTCGATAAGTTCAACAACTTTGAGTACGATGCAGCAGTTGCCAAAAAGAACAGGGCAGAGGATATAACAAGGGTTTTATATCCAAATGATATGCAAAGAGCTGGTAAAGTTCTAAGACTTAAGCAACAATATTTCTTTGTATCTGCTTCGATCCAAGACTTGGTAGAAAAATATAAGAGGTATTTCTCAGATGATATGCGCTTTATAAACTTCCACAAATACCATGTCATCCAACTAAACGACACTCATCCAAACATAGCAATTGCTGAACTAATCAGAGTTTTGGTGGACGAAAATGGCCTTGATTTTGACCAAGCACTTGATATCTGCAAGAAAGTATTTGCCTTTACTAACCATACAGTTCTTCAAGAAGCTATTGAAAAATGGCCAATAGACATAGTAGAGGAAGTTTCTCCAAGATGTCTAGAAATCATCTATCAAATCAATGATAGCTTGGTAAAACATTTCAAAGAAGAGGGCATGACTGATTATGAAATTGATCCGTATAGGATAGTTATAAATGATCAAGTTCATATGGCAAATCTTGCCATATATGTAGGATTTTCTGTTAATGGCGTTGCAGCCCTTCACACAGATATACTTAAAGCTGATACCTTTAAACATTGGTACCAAATATTCCCAGATAAATTTAATAACAAGACAAACGGTATAACACCAAGAAGGTGGTTGGTGTACTCAAACCGTCTATTATCAAGCTTTATTACAGAAAAACTTGGCAATGACAATTGGATCTACAACTTAGACGAACTAAAAGGCTTAGAAAAATTTGCTGATGATGAGGCAACATTAAAAGAGCTATGGGATATAAAACAAAAAAATAAAAAACGCCTGGCTTCTTATATTCTTGAACACGAAGGAATCAAAATTGACCCAGAATCAATTTTTGATATTCAAGTAAAGAGAATCCACGAATACAAACGTCAACACTTAAATATACTTCACATAATATATTTATATCACCAGCTTAAGAAAAATCCTGACATGGACTTTTACCCAACAACCTTTATCTTTGGTGGAAAGGCAGCTCCAGGATATTTCAGAGCCAAGGGCATAATAAAGCTTGCCAATGAAGTGGCAGAAGTTGTTAATAATGACCCAGATGTAAATAAGAAAATGAAAGTTGTTTTTGTAGAAAACTTTAGAGTTTCTTATGGAGAAAAGATATATCCAGCAGCAGATGTCAGTGAACAAATATCAACAGCTGGAAAAGAAGCTTCTGGAACCGGCAATATGAAATTTATGCTAAATGGCGCTCCAACTCTTGGAACTTTTGATGGTGCAAATATTGAAATATTTGAAGAAGCTTCCGAAGAAAACAACTACAGATTTGGAGCAAGTGTAGAAGAACTAATGGAAATTGAGGGATCCTACAATCCTAGAAAGCTTTACCAAACAGATATGGATATTAAAGATGCGGTTGATGCCCTAGTAAATGGAGAGCTTGATGACAACAATTCCTACATGTTCCTTGATATTTACAATGAATTGATCAATCCACAAGATGGTTCTCGTGGAGATAGGTATTTCATCTTAGAAGACTTTGAGTCTTACAAAAAAGCCCATGAGCAAATAAATATTGACTACAGAGACAAACTAGCATGGTCAAAAAAATGTCTGATAAATATTGCTAATGCTGGATATTTCTCATCAGATAGGACTATTATTGACTATGCAGATGACATTTGGAAGATAGATTCTCCAAATTATTAGGTAGTAGCTTATGAATTCACAAGTTTTTTGGGGGGTAATGATTCCTTTAATCGGCACATCCTTGGGTTCAGCCCTAGTATTTGTCATGAGAGATCAGATTGACCCAAAAGTTCAAAAGGGCCTATCAGGTTTTGCAGCAGGAGTTATGGTTGCGGCAAGTATCTGGTCACTTTTGATACCGGCTATGGATATGGTCGAAGTCAAAATGGACAAATTAAGCTGGATACCAGCAACAGTTGGGTTTTTAATAGGGATATTTTTCTTGTTGTTTTTGGACAATTCTATACCCCACCAACATATTGACTCAGACCAACCTGAGGGACCAAAAAATAATTTAAGATCAACGACAATGATGGTCCTAGCTGTGGTAATCCACAATATTCCTGAAGGAATGGCAGTTGGTGTTACCTACGCTGGTGCAATATATGGCAAAGGATCTGTAAGTCTTGCCCAAGCCTTGGCCTTATCACTTGGTATAGCCATACAAAACTTTCCAGAAGGAGCTATTATATCAATGCCACTTAAGTCGGCTGGATTTGATAAGAAAAAATCTTTCTGGGCTGGAGTAGGATCAGGCGTTGTAGAGCCTATAGCAGCTCTTATTACCATCTTGTTATCGCAAATAATGATACCAATACTACCATATCTATTGTCATTTGCTGCTGGAGCTATGTTCTATGTAGTAGTAGAAGAGCTAATACCAGAAGCTACAGGAGAGGGTGAGAGTCATACCAACATAGGAACCCTTGGTTTTGCAGCAGGTTTTGCAATAATGATGATATTAGATGTTATGCTTGGATAATGATTATGCCCCTAATCCTTATAGGATATCGGGGCCTTTTTTTTGGCTATTTACTACCCTTTACTAGCAAAAAATAGTAACATATTAATAGAACTACAAAGAGGGGAATCATGAATTATCTTACAAATTTTATAAATTCTATACTACTGATTAGAATTACAGATATTATAGACATTGCAATAATAGCCTTTGCTGTCTACAAGCTATTTTCATTACTAAGAAATACCAGGGCAGAGCAAGTTTTAAATGGACTTGTTATCGTGCTGATTATTGCTTCATTAGCAGATATATTAAACTTAAACACTGTAAGTTGGGTTATGAACCAATTTTTGACTGTGGCTTTAGTATTCATAATAGTGGTCTTCCAGCCAGAACTAAGGTCAGCCCTTGAAAGGATAGGCCGTGGCAGGACGATTTTAACTCGCGATAGGGTCAAAAGAAACGAAAATACCATAGATGAACTAGTTAGAGCGGCAAGTTCCCTATCTCGACAAAAAATAGGGGCCCTTGTCGTAATCCAAAGAGAAGTTGGGCTAAATGATATAGTTGAAAGCGGAACTGAGCTTCATGCCGATGTATCAAGCGAACTACTAATAAATATATTCATTCCCAATACTCCTCTTCACGATGGTGCGGTTATAATAAGTGAGAATGAAATAATAGCAGCAGCTTGCTATTTACCACTATCAAATTCGAACACTATTTCTAAGGAATTAGGTACAAGACATAGGGCTGCCATAGGCATATCAGAAAGATCCGATTGTATTGTAGTAGTCGTATCTGAGGAGACAGGAAATATATCTGTTGTAGAAGGTGGCAGGATAGATAGGTATTTTGATGATGATTCGCTTAGCATCAGACTAAAAAAAGACTTGTTTTACCAACCAACTGACCAAGAAAAAAAGGATGATAACGATGAAACAGACTGATAACAAATTAAAAATCCTTTCAGTTCTACTAGCTATTTTTATGTGGACTTATGTTACTAATTCAACAAATCCCAATGTAAATAAAATTTACAGAGGCGTGCCAGTTGTTATAAAAAACCAAGACGACTTAGAAAGAAATGGCTACACCATTATAGGAAATAATGACAACATCACAACTACATTAAAGCTAAAGGGAAGCAGGGAAAAGCTTATAGACTTAAGACCTGAAAATATTTATGCATCAGTAGACATATCTGACCTGAAAGAAGGAGTCCAATCCTTAAATATAAAGGTGGACATACCAACTGGCATAAATGTGGAAGATGCCGATCCCAGTCAGCTTACCTTAAATATACAAAAAGTAATAGAAAAAAGATTACCTGTAAATTATGTTATATCTGATCAAATAAAAGATGGCAAAATTGTAGAACTTAACGAAATAAATCCCAAAGAGATAACTGTAAAAGGACCTGCCAGCGTTATAAACAAGGTGGACAGGGCAGAAGTAAAGATTGACGATCCAAGCCTTATAGATGGGCAAGTTCATAATGTCAATATAAATGTACTAGATCGTGCTGGCAAAAAGCTTGCCAACCTAGATATATCTGATGAGGATGCCAATATATCTTTTAGGGTTTTTGAGACAAAAAGAGTACCAATAAGAATTGATGCAACAGGTTCTATAAACCCATCCTATGAGCTATCAGAAGCATATACTGCTCCAGATTCTATAGTAATCAAAGGACCAGAATCCATCATCAAAGAAATAGATGAAGTTTTAACTGAGCCTATTAATATATTTAACCTAAAGACAGGTAAGAGTGGAGAAGTAAAGCTTAAACTACCAGAATCTGTTGAAGTATACGATGGAGATGATGTAGTGACTTACAAATTAGATGTTCAAAGAAAAGCAAGAGCTGGAATAGATACAAAGACTGAAGACGAAGATGACAAATGAAATCGTAGATAAACTTGAAGAAGCAGGATTTGAAACTTATCTTGTAGGTGGATGTATCAGAGATGAACTTTTGTCTCGAGATAACTATGATATAGATATCACAAGCAAGGCTAGGCCTAATCAAATTCTTGAAGTTTTCAAAGACTATAAGACTATCGATATAGGGAAAAAATTTGGAACAATAAAAGTTATTCTAAACTCACATGAATATGAAGTTACTACTATGAGAACAGAAAATTCCTATGATGACAAGAGGCATCCTAGCCGTGTTTATTACACTGATGATATCTATGAGGATTTGAAAAGACGTGATTTTACCATAAATGCTATGGCTAAGAGAAAGGGAATCATTATAGATCCCTTTAATGGTAAAGATGACTTAGAAAAGAAAATTATAAGGGCAGTTGGCAATCCTTATGATAGGATAAGTGAGGATATGTTAAGATCTTTGAGGGCTGTGCGATTTGCCACAGTTCTTGATTTTGATATTGATAAAGACTTAAAAGAAGCTATAAGAAGTCAAAGTAAAGCTATTAATGATATATCAAAAGAACGCATCCAAGATGAAATAAATAAGATTTTGTTAGCAGATAGACCCTCAAATGGCATAAGGATATTGGATGAATTAAATTTGCTGGAATATATCTTTCCAGAACTTACAAAAACAATTAATTTTGACCAGCATTCAAGCCACCATGCCGATGACGTATTTAACCACACACTTAAAGTATTGGATAAGACTCCTCCAATCCTAGAAATAAGGATGGCAGCCTTATATCATGATGTGGGCAAAATCGATACATTTTTTATTGATGAAAAAGGTGAAGGTAGATTTTTTGGTCACCAGAATCTTTCAGAAGAACTTTTGATAAAACGTCTTAAGGAATTGAAATATTCTAAAAAGTTTATAGAAAGCACATCTATTTTAGTAAAACGTCACATGGATAATACCAACACCTACAGCAAAAAATCCATTAGAAAGCTTCTTAGAAACATAGGCGAAGAAAATTTAATAAATTTATTTGCTCTACAAAGGGCGGACGTCTTATCAACCAAACATGCTGATGATTCTAATATCGACTTGGGACTTAGCCTCCTAGCTGAGGTAAAAGATGATGACATACCCAAGGGTCGCAATGAAATTAAAATCAATGGCAATGACCTAAAAGACCTAGGTTTTAAAGAGGGCAAAGAACTAGGGGATACCCTAAGAGAAATAGAAAACTTAATTTACGAAGAGAAACTAATCAACAATAAAAAAGATATTATAAATTACCTTAAAGAAAGCCTTGATATTGTTGATTGATAGCTAAATTGAAGTATATTAACAAAATGAGTAGCTATCAAGCAGGAGGAATAAATGACAGAATTAAAATCTCATGAAAATAATATTGCAAAATTTGAATTTGATGTAAAATATGACGACTTTGAAAAAGCTATAAACAAGGTTTATAACAGAAATAAGAAAAGATATAGACTAGATGGCTTTAGAGCTGGTCACGTACCTAGAAGAGTTCTAGAAAAAATGTACGGTCCAGAAATCTTCTACGATGAAGCTATCCAACTAGTATTCCCTGAACCTTATGAAAAAGCAATTGAAGAACTTCAACTTGAACCAATTGCTCAACCAAATGTTGACCTTGACGATATCGAAAAAGGCAAAGACATTACTTTCAAAGTTGATGTTGAAACAAAACCACATCCAGTATTAGGCGACTATGACAACCTAATCATAGAAGAAGTTGAAGCAGAAGTTACTGATGCTGATATCGAAAACGAATTAAAGAAACAACAAGAAGAAAATGCTAGATTAATCCCAGTAGAAGATAGAGAAGCTAAAGAAGGAGATACAGTAAATATCGACTTTGACGGCTACCTAGATGGAGAAAGATTTGAAGGCGGCAAGGCTGAAGATTACGATCTAGTATTAGGTTCTAAGACATTTATAGAAGGTTTCGAAGACCAAGTTGCTGGACACAAAGTTGGAGATAAATTTGATGTAAATGTAACATTCCCAGAAGATTACCAAGCAAAGGAATTCCAAGGCAAAGATGCAAAATTTGAAGTAGAAATCAACTCTATTACAGAAAAAGAACTACCAGAAATTGACGATGAATTTGCTATGGACATCTCAGAGTTTGAAACACTAGATGAACTAAAAGCTGACCTTAAAGAAAAGCTAAAAGAAGACAAGGAAAACTATAGAACAAATATGATGCAAAACCAAGCTATAGACGCTCTAGTAAGAGCAAGTGAAGTTAGTGCACCAGAATCTATGGTAAATAGTGAAATTGATATCGAGATGCAAAATCTTGACCAAAGATTACAACAAATGGGTATTAGCCTAGCTCAATATGTTGAAATGACACAAATGGATATCAATGAAATCAGAAACCAATACAAAGAACAAGCTGAAGCTAGAGTAAAAGCTAACCTTGTAATTGACGAAGTTGCTCTAAAAGAAGGCTTTGAAGTAAGTGATGAAGAAATCGAAGCTGAAATCAACGAATCAGCTAAGATGTATGGGGTTGATGATATCGAAAAATTCAAAGAAATCTTTAGCAAAAACGTATCTGATGATACAGTAAAAGAAAATATAAGAAGACGTAAGGCTGTTGAATTCTTAGTAGAAAAAGCAAAAGCTCTACCTCACGAAGAATACCACAAAGCAGTAGGTGAAGACCACGACCACAGCCACGAAGAAGATTCTAAAGAAGGCGAAGATAAATAAGATATCGCAAACCCTTAATATATAAGGAGATTTGTAATGAATACTAAAAATTACCTAGTTCCAACGGTAGTAGAACAAACAAACAAAGGCGAAAGAGCCTATGATATATACTCAAGACTTCTAAAGGATAGGATTATTTTCCTATCTGGAGAAGTAAACGATCAAATGAGTGATATCATCATCGCCCAACTCTTATTTTTGGAAAGCG
This genomic window contains:
- the tig gene encoding trigger factor, yielding MTELKSHENNIAKFEFDVKYDDFEKAINKVYNRNKKRYRLDGFRAGHVPRRVLEKMYGPEIFYDEAIQLVFPEPYEKAIEELQLEPIAQPNVDLDDIEKGKDITFKVDVETKPHPVLGDYDNLIIEEVEAEVTDADIENELKKQQEENARLIPVEDREAKEGDTVNIDFDGYLDGERFEGGKAEDYDLVLGSKTFIEGFEDQVAGHKVGDKFDVNVTFPEDYQAKEFQGKDAKFEVEINSITEKELPEIDDEFAMDISEFETLDELKADLKEKLKEDKENYRTNMMQNQAIDALVRASEVSAPESMVNSEIDIEMQNLDQRLQQMGISLAQYVEMTQMDINEIRNQYKEQAEARVKANLVIDEVALKEGFEVSDEEIEAEINESAKMYGVDDIEKFKEIFSKNVSDDTVKENIRRRKAVEFLVEKAKALPHEEYHKAVGEDHDHSHEEDSKEGEDK